The genomic region AGGCCGTCGCCGAGCAGGTGGCAAGCGCCTCGATGCAGGTGCGGGGTGCGGCGAAGAACATGGTCGACCGCACGGAGAAGATGAGCGCCGTTGCCGACACCACGCATCAGGCAACCGAGCAGGCGGCCAATAACGTGACGGTGGTCGCCGCAGCCGCCGAGGAGCTCACCTACGCCATCAACAACATTCTGGAGCGCGTGAAGGATTCCGCACGCGTGGCGGATGAAAGCACCCGCAAGGCGGAGCAGGCGAACCTGCGCATCACCTGGCTGGCCGATGCCGCCCAGAAGATCGGCGAGGTGGTCGAGCTGATCAACGACATCGCCGCCCAGACGAATCTTCTGGCGCTCAATGCGACCATCGAGGCGGCGCGCGCCGGCGAGGCGGGCAAGGGCTTCGCCGTGGTGGCGGGCGAGGTCAAGTCGCTCGCGGCCCAGACGGCCAAGGCCACCGACGAGATCGCCGCCCAGATCTCCGCCATTCAGGAGGCGACGCGCGAGGCAGTGGTGGGCATTCAGGAGGTCACGCGGGCGATCAAGGAACTCAACGAGATCGCGGGCGCGATCTCGGCCTCCGTCGAGGAGCAGAGCGCGGCGACCCGTGACATCTCCCAGAACACGCAGCATGCCTCGCAGGGTACGCAGGAGGTGATGCAGGGCATCTCCACCGTGAAGTCCGCCGCGGACGAAAGCGGCAGCCAGGCGCGCGAGGTTCTGGATGCCGCGGACTCGCTGACGCGCGAGGCCGAGCGGCTGCGCCACGAGGTCGACCAGTTCCTCCACCGCGTGCGTTCTGAGGAAGCGGCGTGACACGAGGCGGGCAGGGGGCGACCCTGCCCGTCGCGCGCCGGCTCCCCTCACCGGCCCGAGCGGCTTGGCCCCAGAATTCCGATCTCACCTTGGCTCCTCGTCGGGCCGCCGGCGCGCCGAACGTGTCCTCAAAGAAAAGCGAAGCCCATGTTCAAGGGACAAACTCGCCCTCGGGCGCGGAGAAAGGTTGCGTCACCTGCCGTGCGTTGCATCTTGCACGTCGGCGCGTTCATGCTGACTTTCCCCACCGCCATGGCTCAGAGCGGCGGAGAGGCGGCCCCGTTTGTGCCGCCCATCGCCGAACCGGCCGCGGTGGTCATGGCCGAAGCGGACATACCCGCGCCCGAACCCGAGCCGCAGCGCACGACCGAGGGCCGCGAGGCCGCGCACGACCGGGATGAGCGCGGCGCGCGCTGGTACGACCCGATCGAGTTCGAGGTCGTCTACACCGGCGAGATCTGGGGGAATCTCAGCGGCGGAATCCGGCGGGATGCGCGCCATCTCGACAATCTCGACCTGATGCTCACCGTGCCCTCTGAGACCTTCGGGGCGGACGGCGGCACATTCTTCTTCTACGTGCTCCACAACAACAAGAAGACGTTCTCCGATATCGTCGGAGACCTTCAGGTCGTCTCGAACATAGACAACGACCGCATCTGGCGGATCTTCGAGGCCTGGTACGAACAGAACCTGTTCGCGGACCGTGTGAGCGTGAAGCTCGGCTTCATGGATCTGAACGCCGAGTTCGACGCCATCGAGCCGGCCGGGCTCATGATCCTCAGCTCGCACGGCATCGGGCCCGACTTTTCGCAGACCGGCGAGAGCGGTCCCTCCATCTTTCCCATCACCATGGCGGGTGCGCGGATCCAGCTTGCGCCCGATGAGCGGTTCTCGCTGCGCTTCGCCGCCTTCGACGCGGTCGCCGGCACCCGGAACCATCCCCGCCGCGCGGCGCTGAAGTTCACGGACGGGGAGGGCGAGCTGCTCGTCGGCGAGGCGGATCTTCATCTCGCATCGGGCTGGCGCTTCGTCGTAGGCGCCTGGGGCTATACCGCGCGCTTTGCCGGCATCGAGGAGGCGCTGGGCCTGCCGGCCGAGCGGCATCGCGGCAACAACGGCCTTTATGCCTTCGTTCATGGCCCGCTCTACCACGAGCATGGGGATGGCGATCAGGGGCTGCAGGGCTGGGTCCGCTTCGGGATCGCGGACGGGCGGATCAACCGGCTCGACCAGTACATCGGCGCAGGCCTCGTCTACACCGGCGCCATCCCGGGACGCGATGCGGACCGGATCGGGCTGGCGGTTGCCGCCGCGCGCAATGGCGACAGTTTCCGGCGCTTCGCCGCTCTGACGGGCAATGCCGTCGAAAAACGCGAGATCAATGTCGAATTCACCTGGCGCATCGAGGCCGCCGACTGGCTGGCGCTGCAGCCGGACTTCCAGTTGATCATCAATCCCGGCACCGATCCGGCGCTCAAGAACGCCTTTGCGGCGGGTCTGCGCGTCGAGGTCGGCTTCCAGCTCTTCTAGACCGCCTCGCCGTTTCTGGCGGCAGCGGGCGCTTTCTGCTAGAAGCGCCGGCCGGATGGCAGCGGCCGGGAGCCGAGCGATGATCCTGACCGACGAACAGCGCATGGTGCGCGAGATGGCGCGGGCGTTCGCGCGCGAGCGGGTGCGCGCCGAGGCCGATTCCTGGGAGCGCGCGGGCCGCGTGCCGGCCGACTTTCTGCGCGAGATGGGCGCGCTCGGCCTGCTCGGGATGACGGTGCCCGAGGAATGGGGCGGGGCCGGCACGGACACCGTCTCCTACGCGCTCGCGCTGATCGAGATCGCGGGCGGCGATGGCGGGCTGTCGACGATCATGAGCGTCAACAACTCGCCGGTGTGCGCCGCGATCCTGAAGGAGGGCACCGACGAGCAGAAGGAACGCTGGCTGAAGCCGCTCGCCAGCGGCGAGATCATCGGCGCCTTCTGCCTGACCGAACCGGAGGCCGGCTCGGATGCGGCGGCGCTGAAGACCCGCGCCCGGCGCGACGGCAACGGCTGGCGGATCACGGG from Rhodothalassiaceae bacterium harbors:
- a CDS encoding porin, which gives rise to MRCILHVGAFMLTFPTAMAQSGGEAAPFVPPIAEPAAVVMAEADIPAPEPEPQRTTEGREAAHDRDERGARWYDPIEFEVVYTGEIWGNLSGGIRRDARHLDNLDLMLTVPSETFGADGGTFFFYVLHNNKKTFSDIVGDLQVVSNIDNDRIWRIFEAWYEQNLFADRVSVKLGFMDLNAEFDAIEPAGLMILSSHGIGPDFSQTGESGPSIFPITMAGARIQLAPDERFSLRFAAFDAVAGTRNHPRRAALKFTDGEGELLVGEADLHLASGWRFVVGAWGYTARFAGIEEALGLPAERHRGNNGLYAFVHGPLYHEHGDGDQGLQGWVRFGIADGRINRLDQYIGAGLVYTGAIPGRDADRIGLAVAAARNGDSFRRFAALTGNAVEKREINVEFTWRIEAADWLALQPDFQLIINPGTDPALKNAFAAGLRVEVGFQLF